A single region of the Arthrobacter sp. PAMC25564 genome encodes:
- a CDS encoding NAD(P)/FAD-dependent oxidoreductase codes for MLELDRDVVIVGAGPAGLTAARELKTAGLSVAVLEARDRVGGRTWTDTIDGAMLEIGGQWVSPDQTELLALLDELGLKTYSRYRDGKSVYIGSDGKRTLYTGDTFPVSGTTAAEMNKLTALLDTLAAEIGPTEPWAHPKARALDTISFHHWLRENSSDEEACNNIGLFIAGGMLTKPAHAFSALQAVLMAASAGSFTHLTDEDFILDKRVIGGMQQVSLLQAAELGDDVVLDSPVRTINWGVDAGGDHRVSAVSERATVNARFVIMAVPPNLYSRVSFNPPLPRRQHQMHQHQSLGLVIKVHAVYSSPFWREDGLSGTCFGAGALVQEVYDNTNHEDPRGTLVGFVSDEKADAMFELSAEDRRRAILESMAGFLGGKALTPEVYYESDWGSEEWTRGAYASSYDLGGLHRYGKDQLAPVGPIYWSSSDLAAEGYQHVDGAVRMGRQTAARIVAAADRASVTS; via the coding sequence ATGCTGGAACTTGACCGCGACGTCGTCATCGTCGGAGCCGGCCCCGCCGGGCTGACCGCAGCCCGGGAACTGAAGACGGCCGGACTGAGCGTGGCCGTACTGGAGGCCCGCGACCGGGTCGGCGGGCGCACCTGGACCGACACCATTGACGGCGCCATGCTCGAAATCGGCGGCCAGTGGGTCTCGCCGGACCAGACCGAACTGCTGGCACTGCTGGACGAGCTCGGCCTGAAGACCTACTCCCGCTACCGCGACGGCAAATCCGTCTACATCGGCTCCGACGGCAAGCGCACCCTTTATACAGGCGACACCTTCCCGGTCAGCGGCACCACCGCCGCGGAGATGAACAAACTCACCGCCCTGCTGGATACCCTCGCCGCCGAGATCGGCCCCACCGAACCATGGGCGCACCCCAAGGCCCGCGCCCTCGACACCATTTCCTTCCACCACTGGCTGCGCGAGAACTCCTCCGACGAGGAAGCCTGCAACAACATCGGGCTGTTCATCGCCGGCGGCATGCTCACCAAGCCGGCGCACGCCTTCTCGGCGCTGCAGGCCGTGCTGATGGCGGCCTCCGCCGGATCCTTCACGCACCTGACCGATGAGGATTTCATCCTGGACAAGCGGGTCATCGGGGGGATGCAGCAGGTCTCCCTGCTGCAGGCCGCTGAACTGGGCGACGACGTCGTCCTGGACAGCCCGGTCCGCACCATCAACTGGGGTGTGGACGCAGGCGGGGACCATCGCGTGAGCGCCGTTTCCGAACGCGCCACGGTAAACGCGCGCTTCGTGATCATGGCCGTGCCGCCGAACCTGTACTCCCGGGTGTCCTTCAACCCGCCGCTGCCGCGCCGCCAGCACCAGATGCACCAGCACCAGTCGCTGGGCCTGGTCATTAAGGTGCACGCCGTCTACAGCTCGCCGTTCTGGCGCGAGGACGGACTGTCCGGAACCTGCTTCGGCGCCGGCGCGCTGGTCCAGGAGGTCTACGACAACACCAACCACGAGGATCCCCGCGGCACGCTGGTCGGCTTCGTCTCGGACGAGAAGGCCGACGCGATGTTCGAGCTCAGCGCCGAGGACCGCCGCCGCGCCATCCTCGAATCGATGGCCGGATTCCTGGGCGGGAAGGCCCTGACGCCCGAGGTCTACTACGAGTCCGACTGGGGTTCGGAGGAATGGACCCGCGGCGCGTACGCCTCCAGCTACGACCTCGGCGGCCTGCACCGCTACGGCAAGGACCAGTTGGCGCCGGTGGGACCGATCTACTGGTCCTCCTCCGACCTGGCAGCCGAGGGCTACCAGCATGTCGACGGCGCCGTACGGATGGGACGCCAGACGGCGGCCCGCATCGTGGCGGCGGCAGACCGTGCATCCGTCACTTCCTAG
- a CDS encoding TetR/AcrR family transcriptional regulator C-terminal domain-containing protein — protein sequence MPAATSAPADSHPADAKPRRRVGRPPAAVLDQDGITAAALQLIRKSGYDGFTMAALARTLNVAPSALYNHVSSKRDVLVLVQDHLTSFVDVSAFDTGTWDQAVREWAWSYRDVFSKHTPLIPVIAVLPVTDAPKTLAMYEAVSAGFGRAGFPTERIIPAIVALESFIFGSAYDVTAPADIFDSGSMAASTPNFTSAVESLARQGFENPADVAFSLGLEALITGFGALRT from the coding sequence ATGCCGGCAGCCACGAGCGCCCCAGCAGATTCCCACCCCGCGGACGCCAAACCGCGGCGGCGGGTCGGCAGGCCGCCGGCCGCCGTCCTGGACCAGGACGGCATCACCGCCGCCGCCCTGCAGCTGATCCGCAAGAGCGGCTACGACGGCTTCACCATGGCCGCCCTTGCCCGCACGCTGAACGTCGCGCCGTCGGCCCTCTACAACCACGTCTCCTCCAAGCGGGACGTGCTGGTCCTCGTCCAGGACCACTTGACCTCGTTCGTGGACGTGTCAGCATTCGACACCGGGACCTGGGACCAGGCCGTCAGGGAGTGGGCCTGGAGCTACCGGGATGTGTTCTCCAAGCACACGCCGCTGATCCCGGTCATCGCCGTGCTGCCGGTCACCGACGCGCCGAAGACCCTGGCCATGTATGAGGCCGTCAGCGCGGGCTTCGGCAGGGCCGGTTTCCCGACGGAGCGCATCATCCCGGCCATCGTGGCGCTGGAGTCCTTCATCTTCGGCTCCGCCTACGACGTCACCGCACCGGCGGACATCTTTGATTCCGGCAGCATGGCGGCCTCGACGCCCAACTTCACCTCCGCCGTCGAGAGCCTGGCCCGGCAGGGCTTCGAAAACCCGGCCGACGTCGCGTTCAGCCTGGGACTGGAAGCGCTCATTACGGGATTCGGGGCGCTCCGGACGTAG
- a CDS encoding polysaccharide deacetylase family protein, whose protein sequence is MASFLMSAVFAVPAQAADPPAVSLTFDDANGDQMAAAQILNAAGLKGTFFTPSGFLDATGYMTTAQALALQAAGNEIGGHTVTHPDLAQMGPDEVMRQVCNDRVNLTAKGFRVTSFAYPFASLTPAVEQTVKDCGFNSARGLGDLESKVPGTAGLGFAETVPPADPWLTMAPDEVDNTWTLLDLQNLVTNAQPGGGWVQITFHHIGTGVDPTSNIADPLTVSTDVYTQFVQWLAAQQSAGLATVKTVDQVIGGTVQAAVSGPAAPAPQTTGNLFKNPSLETAGPLATGLPQCWAGGGYGTNTRVFTTVAPGHTGAVAEQMDVTGFASGDGKLLPTLDLGECAPSATPGHSYQMKAWFKSTAATQFELYYRTGLGTWHYWTASPQVLPAADWTQTAWTSPPVPAGASAISMGLNLVGNGTLVTDDYELTDVAATAPAP, encoded by the coding sequence ATGGCCAGCTTCTTGATGAGCGCCGTATTTGCGGTCCCGGCCCAGGCCGCCGACCCTCCGGCCGTTTCGCTGACGTTTGATGACGCCAACGGCGATCAGATGGCCGCGGCGCAGATTCTGAACGCGGCGGGCCTGAAGGGTACCTTCTTCACCCCCTCGGGCTTCCTGGATGCGACAGGTTATATGACTACGGCGCAGGCTCTGGCCCTCCAGGCTGCAGGCAATGAGATCGGCGGCCACACCGTGACGCACCCGGACCTGGCGCAAATGGGCCCGGACGAGGTCATGCGACAGGTCTGTAACGACCGCGTCAACCTGACAGCCAAGGGTTTCCGGGTCACGAGTTTTGCCTATCCGTTCGCATCGTTGACGCCTGCGGTGGAGCAGACGGTGAAGGACTGCGGGTTCAACAGTGCCCGGGGCCTGGGAGATCTGGAAAGCAAAGTGCCTGGCACCGCCGGTCTCGGGTTTGCCGAGACGGTTCCGCCCGCGGACCCGTGGCTGACCATGGCCCCGGATGAGGTTGACAACACCTGGACCCTTTTGGACCTGCAGAACCTTGTCACGAATGCGCAGCCGGGAGGCGGGTGGGTGCAGATCACCTTCCACCACATCGGCACGGGAGTTGATCCGACGTCTAACATTGCCGACCCGCTGACGGTGTCCACGGACGTCTACACGCAGTTTGTGCAGTGGCTCGCAGCGCAGCAGTCTGCCGGGCTCGCCACCGTCAAGACCGTGGACCAGGTGATCGGCGGAACGGTGCAGGCAGCCGTCAGCGGGCCGGCCGCACCGGCGCCCCAGACCACCGGGAACCTGTTCAAGAATCCGAGCCTGGAGACCGCCGGACCTCTCGCCACGGGCCTGCCCCAGTGCTGGGCCGGCGGCGGGTACGGAACCAACACGCGGGTCTTCACCACCGTGGCCCCGGGCCATACCGGAGCCGTTGCCGAGCAGATGGATGTGACGGGCTTCGCCAGCGGTGACGGCAAGCTCCTGCCGACATTGGATCTGGGTGAATGCGCCCCCAGCGCCACCCCCGGCCACAGCTACCAGATGAAGGCCTGGTTCAAGTCCACGGCTGCCACCCAGTTTGAGCTGTATTACCGCACTGGCCTGGGCACCTGGCATTACTGGACAGCCAGCCCCCAGGTGTTGCCGGCGGCGGACTGGACCCAGACCGCGTGGACGTCGCCGCCCGTGCCGGCCGGGGCTTCCGCCATCAGCATGGGTCTGAACCTGGTTGGTAACGGCACCCTGGTGACCGACGATTACGAGCTGACGGACGTCGCAGCGACGGCCCCGGCACCGTGA
- a CDS encoding multidrug DMT transporter permease encodes MALEIISLSPMQALGIPIALAGSVCLALGAEFQHRGVTKVNASTSGNAKRGLHLSQLLALTRRPSWVSGTLMLGLAIVLQLISLFLAPLTVVQPLGAVALVVTSIMNAHGGKRPLTGATIKAITFCVGGIGLFVTVAALTTTSLPIDALQLRVVLIILACVLAALALAFVLFRKRFTAIFYIVGAGVVFGFVATLAKVIIDRVHTLIQTGFHLTPDDGLTIVCLVGIVAAALLGSYFVQTAYSSGPPDLVVAGLTVIDPMIGVTIGIVVLGEAASAPLWAIFVFLAAGALAVYGVIQLSGRPAASPTPPYKLASDSATPPRS; translated from the coding sequence ATGGCATTAGAAATCATTTCGTTGTCCCCGATGCAGGCACTGGGCATCCCGATAGCTCTCGCGGGGTCGGTCTGCCTGGCCCTGGGCGCCGAATTTCAACACCGCGGTGTCACCAAGGTGAATGCCTCAACCTCGGGTAATGCCAAAAGGGGTCTTCACCTCAGTCAACTGCTAGCACTGACGCGTCGCCCATCGTGGGTCAGCGGGACGCTGATGCTCGGCCTCGCGATCGTACTTCAGCTGATCAGCTTGTTTCTTGCCCCCTTGACCGTCGTGCAGCCCTTGGGTGCAGTCGCGTTGGTCGTCACGTCGATCATGAACGCACATGGCGGCAAGAGACCGCTCACCGGGGCCACGATCAAGGCCATCACTTTCTGCGTTGGGGGTATCGGACTCTTCGTCACGGTAGCAGCGCTCACCACAACGTCTCTGCCCATCGACGCGCTTCAATTGCGGGTGGTCCTCATCATCCTCGCGTGTGTCCTCGCAGCCCTGGCCCTGGCGTTCGTCCTCTTTCGCAAACGATTCACGGCCATCTTCTACATTGTCGGTGCGGGCGTTGTTTTCGGATTTGTCGCGACGCTCGCCAAGGTCATCATCGACCGCGTCCACACACTGATTCAGACAGGTTTTCACCTCACGCCGGACGACGGACTCACCATTGTGTGTCTCGTCGGGATAGTTGCGGCCGCACTCCTGGGGTCATACTTTGTGCAAACCGCGTACTCCTCCGGGCCCCCCGATCTCGTCGTCGCGGGCCTCACAGTTATCGACCCCATGATCGGGGTCACCATCGGAATCGTCGTGCTCGGTGAAGCAGCCAGCGCACCGCTGTGGGCAATCTTCGTCTTCCTGGCAGCCGGGGCCCTGGCAGTTTACGGCGTGATCCAGCTCTCCGGCCGCCCGGCCGCCTCCCCCACACCCCCGTACAAGCTCGCATCGGATTCGGCCACTCCACCCCGTAGCTGA
- a CDS encoding DUF3662 and FHA domain-containing protein translates to MGLLDKVERGIEKAVRGVFSTGSRAQVEPVEIASRLRREVDHKAMTIAAGRTLAPNVFDVLLSDDDFHRAQEWGTPLAEELCDVVINHVRSQGYTLQGPVRISFRRDEERRAGDFEITSRTEKASAPSAPAQPGLHGTLPVAPTRQPSRLQPVLDIDGQRYSLNAPSIVLGRSTDADILVDDTGVSRRHLEIRTGQGTAQAIDLGSTNGSYVNGHKIVGSSDLTDGSTITMGRTKIIFRFLPANPGGRA, encoded by the coding sequence ATGGGATTGCTGGACAAAGTCGAGCGCGGCATCGAAAAGGCCGTCCGTGGAGTCTTCTCCACCGGTTCCCGTGCCCAGGTTGAGCCCGTCGAGATCGCCAGCCGCCTCCGCCGCGAAGTGGACCATAAAGCCATGACGATCGCCGCGGGACGCACCTTGGCCCCGAACGTCTTCGACGTCCTTCTCAGTGATGACGATTTCCACCGGGCCCAGGAATGGGGCACACCCCTCGCGGAGGAACTGTGCGACGTCGTCATCAACCACGTCCGCAGCCAGGGCTACACCCTTCAGGGGCCGGTCCGCATCAGTTTCCGCCGGGATGAAGAGCGCCGGGCCGGGGACTTCGAAATCACCTCCCGGACCGAGAAGGCCTCCGCTCCGTCTGCACCGGCGCAGCCCGGCCTCCACGGCACGCTGCCCGTTGCCCCAACCCGCCAGCCCTCCCGGCTTCAGCCGGTGCTGGATATTGACGGCCAGCGCTATTCCCTGAATGCCCCTTCCATCGTCCTGGGCCGTTCCACTGACGCCGATATCCTCGTTGATGACACCGGCGTGTCACGGCGCCATCTGGAAATCCGCACGGGCCAAGGCACCGCCCAGGCCATTGACCTGGGTTCCACCAATGGCAGCTACGTCAACGGCCACAAGATTGTGGGCAGTTCGGACCTGACCGACGGCTCCACCATAACGATGGGACGGACCAAGATCATCTTCCGCTTCCTGCCCGCCAACCCCGGCGGCCGCGCATGA
- a CDS encoding FHA domain-containing protein, whose amino-acid sequence MSELTITALRFGFLLLLWVLIFSIVSAMRRDLMIGSKAAAGAPTARQVRKNPALAEPAPAPVKQQARQLVVTEGPLKGTTIPLAASPILLGRAQEATLVLEDDYASGRHARLFPQGSRWFIEDLGSTNGTYLADQQLTRALPVELGVPVRIGKTVIELRP is encoded by the coding sequence ATGAGTGAACTGACGATCACGGCCCTGCGTTTCGGTTTCCTCCTCCTTCTCTGGGTGCTGATCTTCAGCATCGTCTCCGCCATGCGCCGGGACCTGATGATCGGGAGCAAAGCCGCCGCCGGGGCCCCCACCGCACGCCAGGTGCGTAAGAACCCCGCCCTGGCCGAGCCCGCCCCGGCTCCCGTGAAGCAGCAGGCCCGTCAGTTGGTCGTAACCGAAGGCCCCCTCAAGGGGACCACAATCCCCTTGGCCGCGAGTCCTATCCTGCTCGGCCGGGCACAGGAAGCCACGCTTGTGTTGGAGGACGACTACGCCTCCGGCCGGCACGCGCGCCTGTTCCCGCAGGGCAGCCGCTGGTTCATCGAGGATCTCGGCTCCACCAACGGCACGTATCTGGCCGACCAGCAGCTGACCCGGGCCCTTCCGGTGGAGCTGGGTGTCCCCGTGAGAATCGGCAAGACGGTCATCGAATTGAGGCCGTAG